Proteins from a genomic interval of Armatimonadota bacterium:
- a CDS encoding VOC family protein → MRARAIHHVQIAAPPKCEEAARRFYGDLLGLEEIPKPPHLAARGGVWFRCGGLELHIGMEQDFRPARKAHVALEVTDLEAWRRRLQEHGAAVVEDAPLPGFRRLYTADPFGNRLELLEPEG, encoded by the coding sequence ATGCGGGCGCGCGCCATCCACCACGTCCAGATCGCGGCCCCGCCGAAGTGCGAGGAGGCCGCCCGCCGCTTCTACGGTGACCTGCTGGGGTTGGAGGAGATTCCCAAGCCGCCTCACCTCGCGGCTCGCGGAGGCGTCTGGTTCCGTTGCGGGGGGCTGGAGCTCCACATCGGGATGGAGCAGGACTTCCGCCCGGCACGCAAGGCGCACGTGGCCCTCGAGGTGACCGACCTCGAGGCGTGGCGCCGACGCCTGCAGGAGCATGGTGCCGCGGTGGTCGAGGACGCGCCCCTGCCCGGTTTCCGGCGTCTGTACACGGCGGACCCTTTCGGCAACCGGCTGGAACTGCTGGAGCCGGAAGGTTGA